A window of the Paenibacillus woosongensis genome harbors these coding sequences:
- a CDS encoding DUF5693 family protein, whose translation MIQGWPRWNNASRKWLWILVVIGIVASLPVIYQRIQTEASAKKVEFVFNYRGLLEVASYQADPAAFMNEQLDRLKNAGVGSMAMFETTLDELSKARRIMLFTAADVAKMNQGVIAENGNYTYIAFTNEENDRQLRPLIEKGLRDLDIATSPWQYGEQGGLIIGAGPEDAVLKPLLKTDPIAFAMLRDKGFNIVPRLSDNVPFNEEDVDKLLSFYKDNGVKRIMLDGEGVKGYREDEELNSVETMAALLNKHELGVVVIENMKVQPKGFHKIAYLTGYNAVRLFSLSDTDVNLDTMVVADKIALATKDRNIRMIYFNAAPSKDLQKGAVTNPLDNIIHTLLEPGDAAQRVKDNGFELGQAGAFQVVDSSWQTYLKAIVIVGGVAFVALLVSIFAPSLTLGSFLLGLVGSAGLYVLKPTLLEQALALFVAISAPTVAMILAIRKVRDLSQAIPNMSAGRRLSHSLVLYFKTAVLSLSAVPFVIALLNNITYSLVLSQFRGVSLLHLAPVFLVAVYIMLYKGTSLVQELRAWMRMPITLVMVVGAVVLGAAAFYYLSRTGNAGTPLPGEAAFRSMLENTFGVRPRNKEFLFAHPLFIVGIFAALRYRWALYAMIVAVIGQLSMVDTFAHIHTPAVLSLIRGLLGLGLGLIFGLLALLVWYILERCWEKWSPRLLKP comes from the coding sequence GTGATCCAAGGTTGGCCGCGGTGGAACAATGCTTCCCGCAAATGGTTGTGGATATTAGTCGTAATTGGCATCGTTGCTTCTTTGCCGGTCATTTATCAGCGCATTCAGACGGAAGCGTCGGCGAAGAAGGTAGAGTTTGTATTTAATTATCGCGGATTGTTGGAGGTAGCGTCATATCAGGCCGACCCAGCCGCATTCATGAACGAGCAGCTTGATCGCTTGAAGAATGCCGGCGTTGGCTCGATGGCGATGTTCGAGACGACTTTGGATGAACTGTCCAAGGCGCGCCGGATCATGCTGTTTACGGCTGCGGATGTAGCTAAGATGAATCAGGGCGTAATCGCCGAGAATGGCAATTATACGTATATCGCATTTACGAACGAAGAGAATGACCGGCAGCTCAGACCTTTGATTGAGAAAGGGCTGCGCGATTTGGATATTGCAACATCTCCTTGGCAATATGGGGAGCAAGGCGGGTTGATCATTGGAGCGGGACCGGAAGACGCTGTCCTTAAGCCGCTTCTGAAAACGGACCCGATCGCTTTTGCAATGCTGCGGGACAAAGGCTTCAATATCGTACCGCGGCTTAGCGACAATGTCCCATTTAATGAAGAAGATGTGGATAAGCTGCTGTCTTTTTATAAGGATAACGGGGTAAAACGGATTATGCTCGACGGTGAAGGCGTCAAAGGTTACCGCGAGGATGAGGAATTGAACAGCGTCGAGACGATGGCAGCGCTGCTGAACAAGCATGAACTCGGCGTCGTCGTTATCGAAAATATGAAGGTGCAGCCTAAAGGCTTCCATAAAATCGCTTATTTGACTGGCTATAATGCCGTACGTCTGTTCTCGCTGTCCGATACCGATGTGAATTTGGACACGATGGTCGTTGCCGACAAGATTGCGCTTGCGACGAAGGACCGGAATATTCGCATGATTTACTTCAATGCCGCTCCAAGCAAAGACTTGCAGAAAGGTGCGGTAACGAATCCTCTCGACAATATCATTCATACGCTTCTTGAGCCGGGGGATGCGGCACAGCGTGTGAAAGATAACGGCTTTGAGTTAGGACAGGCGGGGGCTTTTCAAGTGGTGGATAGCTCCTGGCAGACATACTTGAAGGCCATCGTCATCGTAGGCGGCGTAGCTTTCGTGGCGCTTCTGGTGTCCATTTTCGCCCCATCGCTGACGCTGGGTTCATTCCTGCTCGGATTGGTCGGTTCGGCGGGATTATACGTCTTGAAGCCTACTTTGCTGGAACAGGCTCTCGCTTTATTCGTGGCCATCAGTGCGCCGACGGTTGCGATGATTCTGGCGATCCGCAAGGTCAGGGATCTGAGTCAGGCGATCCCGAACATGTCTGCGGGCCGCAGGCTGTCGCATTCTCTGGTGCTGTACTTCAAAACGGCGGTTCTGTCGTTGTCCGCAGTACCTTTTGTCATAGCCCTGCTCAATAACATTACCTACAGCTTGGTACTCAGCCAGTTCCGCGGGGTTAGTCTGCTTCATTTGGCTCCGGTCTTCTTGGTTGCTGTTTATATCATGTTGTATAAGGGTACTAGCTTGGTGCAGGAATTGCGGGCATGGATGCGCATGCCAATCACTCTCGTGATGGTTGTAGGAGCTGTCGTGCTGGGTGCGGCCGCGTTCTATTATTTGTCTCGCACAGGGAATGCAGGTACTCCGCTTCCGGGAGAAGCGGCATTCCGGTCAATGCTGGAGAATACATTTGGCGTTAGGCCGCGAAATAAAGAGTTTTTATTCGCGCATCCATTATTTATTGTAGGTATCTTTGCGGCACTGCGTTACCGCTGGGCTCTGTACGCGATGATTGTTGCGGTCATCGGTCAGCTGTCGATGGTCGATACCTTTGCTCATATTCATACGCCAGCCGTGCTTTCGCTTATTCGCGGGTTGCTGGGATTAGGTCTAGGCTTGATCTTTGGACTGTTGGCCTTGCTGGTATGGTATATCCTTGAAAGGTGCTGGGAGAAATGGTCGCCACGTCTTCTCAAACCATAG
- a CDS encoding phospho-sugar mutase produces the protein MAELSHSVEEKVKSWLDDPSIDEATKEELRALASNPAELEDRFYRDLEFGTGGLRGVIGAGSNRMNRYTVGRATQGLAQYLLKVHGNQEGRPSVVIAHDSRHFSPEFALEAALVLAGNGIEAKLFPSLRPTPQLSFTVRHVAATGGIVITASHNPPEYNGYKVYNANGGQLVPHEAEQVINNIKGLTSFEQVQRLTKEEAEAKGLLVWLGEAEDEAFFNTVAGVSLNPELLASGAAKDVVVVFTPLHGTGNIPVRRVLDKLGFTQVHIVKEQEQPDAEFSTVKSPNPEEREAFKLAIELGEQVGADILIGTDPDADRMGAVVKNAAGEYEVLTGNQSGAILVHYILSQMKEAGKLPGNGAIVKTIVTSEFGAEIARYYGAEVFNTLTGFKYIGEKMDQFEQSGDHTYLFGYEESYGYLAGNYARDKDAIVASTLICEAAAYYKQQGKSLVDVLEELYAKFGYYRESLVSRTLKGKDGLAQIVALMEKFRSEPPQVIGDIPVTKVEDFSLGLYGLPKENVLKFSLEDGSWFCLRPSGTEPKIKFYFAVRGTSGADAAARLERIQEEVLKRVDA, from the coding sequence ATGGCTGAATTGAGTCATAGCGTTGAAGAGAAAGTGAAGAGCTGGCTGGATGATCCATCCATCGATGAAGCGACGAAAGAGGAGCTGAGAGCATTAGCTTCTAATCCTGCAGAACTGGAGGATCGCTTCTATCGGGATCTGGAATTCGGAACCGGCGGCCTGCGCGGCGTCATCGGAGCAGGAAGCAACCGAATGAACCGTTATACAGTCGGACGCGCTACGCAAGGGTTGGCCCAGTACTTGCTCAAGGTTCATGGGAATCAAGAAGGACGTCCGTCGGTCGTCATTGCACATGACAGCCGCCATTTCTCCCCGGAATTTGCGCTGGAAGCCGCATTGGTGCTAGCTGGCAACGGAATCGAAGCGAAGCTGTTCCCATCCCTTCGCCCAACGCCGCAGCTATCCTTCACGGTTCGCCATGTTGCTGCAACCGGAGGGATTGTGATCACGGCGAGCCACAATCCGCCCGAATATAACGGCTATAAAGTATACAATGCTAACGGCGGCCAGCTTGTTCCGCATGAGGCAGAGCAGGTCATCAATAATATCAAGGGGCTTACTTCCTTTGAGCAAGTACAGCGTCTCACAAAAGAAGAGGCCGAAGCTAAAGGGCTGCTCGTTTGGTTAGGCGAAGCGGAGGACGAGGCATTTTTCAATACGGTGGCTGGCGTGAGCCTGAATCCGGAGCTGCTGGCATCGGGCGCTGCCAAAGACGTTGTCGTCGTGTTTACGCCGCTTCACGGAACGGGGAACATCCCTGTACGGCGAGTTTTGGATAAATTGGGCTTTACACAGGTTCATATCGTCAAGGAGCAGGAGCAGCCTGACGCAGAGTTCTCAACTGTGAAATCGCCAAACCCGGAAGAGCGGGAAGCCTTCAAGCTGGCGATCGAACTGGGAGAGCAAGTGGGAGCCGACATCTTGATCGGCACAGATCCGGACGCGGACCGGATGGGCGCTGTGGTCAAAAACGCTGCTGGCGAGTATGAGGTTCTGACTGGCAATCAGTCCGGAGCAATTCTTGTTCATTATATTTTGAGCCAAATGAAGGAAGCCGGTAAGCTGCCAGGCAATGGCGCGATTGTCAAAACGATCGTTACCAGCGAATTCGGCGCGGAAATCGCCCGCTATTATGGAGCCGAGGTGTTTAATACACTGACCGGGTTTAAATATATCGGCGAGAAAATGGATCAATTCGAACAGTCCGGGGACCACACATATTTGTTTGGCTATGAGGAAAGCTACGGTTACCTGGCTGGAAATTATGCCCGCGACAAGGATGCGATCGTTGCCTCCACGCTTATTTGCGAAGCTGCAGCTTATTATAAGCAGCAAGGCAAATCGCTGGTCGATGTGCTGGAGGAATTGTACGCGAAATTCGGCTATTACCGCGAATCACTAGTGTCGCGGACGTTGAAGGGCAAAGATGGTTTGGCACAAATCGTTGCGTTGATGGAAAAGTTCCGGAGCGAGCCGCCGCAAGTCATCGGGGATATCCCGGTAACCAAGGTAGAGGACTTTTCCCTTGGCCTTTACGGGCTGCCGAAGGAAAATGTTTTGAAATTTTCACTTGAGGACGGTTCGTGGTTCTGTCTTCGTCCGTCCGGTACGGAACCGAAGATTAAATTTTATTTCGCGGTGCGGGGCACTTCTGGTGCGGATGCTGCGGCTCGGCTGGAGCGCATCCAGGAAGAAGTGCTGAAGCGCGTTGATGCCTAA
- the fabZ gene encoding 3-hydroxyacyl-ACP dehydratase FabZ, translated as MLDSKQIQAIIPHRPPFLLVDRIIEMEDGKRAVGIKNVTVNEPFFAGHFPEYPVMPGVLITEALAQVGAAAILNVGSNRGKIGFLAGLDGFRFRGQVVPGDTLRLEVEIIRLKGSIGKGRAVASVEGKVVAEGEIMFALS; from the coding sequence ATGTTAGATTCGAAGCAAATTCAAGCAATCATTCCGCACCGTCCCCCATTTCTGCTGGTGGATCGGATTATCGAAATGGAGGATGGCAAGCGGGCTGTCGGCATCAAGAACGTCACGGTGAACGAGCCGTTTTTCGCGGGACATTTTCCAGAGTATCCGGTCATGCCGGGCGTGCTTATTACGGAGGCGCTTGCTCAGGTTGGGGCGGCAGCGATTCTGAATGTGGGGAGCAACCGCGGCAAAATCGGTTTTCTTGCCGGGCTTGACGGTTTCCGTTTTCGCGGTCAGGTCGTTCCGGGCGACACCTTGCGTCTTGAGGTAGAAATTATCCGGCTTAAAGGCTCCATCGGCAAAGGCCGGGCCGTAGCTTCGGTTGAAGGCAAGGTCGTAGCGGAAGGCGAGATCATGTTTGCGCTCTCCTAA
- a CDS encoding DNA-directed RNA polymerase subunit beta, with product MRQDKKPVKKRSGWIILLRIFLILLFLGLALFGGAVVGYVVLGKQDFSGVLEWSTWRHVFDLVFAP from the coding sequence ATGAGGCAAGACAAGAAACCGGTTAAGAAACGTTCCGGCTGGATCATACTCCTGCGGATCTTTCTCATCCTGCTGTTCCTTGGCCTGGCACTGTTTGGAGGAGCAGTTGTAGGTTATGTCGTACTCGGTAAGCAGGATTTCAGCGGTGTCCTGGAATGGAGTACATGGAGACATGTGTTTGACTTAGTATTTGCTCCTTAA
- a CDS encoding flagellar hook-basal body protein → MNNSMISAMVSMNGIQQRLDMIADNMANVNTAGYKRKEAAFQDTLNSVMQQSSDFQLGGRATPLGLSMGFGSRMSELSVNFKQGTLKETGKMTDLAIEGNAMFQVLTRDGEIGFTRAGNFSVQPNPEDQAMGYLVTSLGHPVLDEEGELIEVPTGSKLHIDGAGNIIAVDGEVETEVGRIGLVTPLRPDALIQKDSSLFVLPPGVREGIIAATSDLPEEEQATIRQGVLENSNVDLANEMAEMLKVQRAYQLAARALTSSDTMMNLANNLRG, encoded by the coding sequence ATGAATAACTCAATGATCAGTGCCATGGTATCCATGAACGGAATTCAGCAGCGTCTCGACATGATTGCCGACAATATGGCTAACGTCAATACTGCCGGATATAAGAGGAAGGAAGCCGCTTTCCAAGATACGCTGAACAGTGTAATGCAGCAGTCTTCCGATTTCCAGCTCGGCGGACGTGCTACTCCGCTTGGCTTGAGTATGGGTTTTGGCTCCCGCATGTCGGAACTGTCGGTGAACTTTAAACAGGGTACCCTGAAGGAGACCGGCAAGATGACGGATCTGGCTATTGAGGGCAATGCGATGTTCCAGGTGCTGACCCGGGATGGAGAAATCGGATTCACCAGGGCGGGAAATTTCTCTGTCCAGCCTAACCCTGAGGACCAGGCTATGGGATATCTTGTCACAAGCCTCGGGCACCCGGTGCTGGATGAAGAAGGCGAGCTGATCGAGGTTCCTACCGGCTCGAAGCTGCACATTGACGGGGCGGGGAACATTATCGCCGTGGACGGAGAAGTTGAAACAGAGGTCGGCCGCATCGGACTAGTGACTCCGCTGCGTCCCGATGCGCTGATCCAGAAGGACAGCAGTCTATTTGTACTCCCCCCGGGAGTGCGGGAAGGCATAATTGCCGCTACTTCCGATCTTCCTGAGGAAGAGCAGGCGACGATTCGGCAGGGTGTCCTTGAGAACTCCAATGTCGATTTGGCAAATGAAATGGCTGAAATGCTAAAGGTGCAACGAGCTTATCAGCTTGCTGCACGCGCGCTAACTTCCAGTGATACGATGATGAATTTGGCCAATAACTTGCGCGGATAG
- a CDS encoding flagellar hook-basal body protein — translation MLRGLYTAASGMITEQRRHDTVTQNIANINTPGYKQMNSVSRAFPEMLVSLVGDSTLGTRRIGKLNTGVFVEESLPSYMQGDLTETGKNSDFALISNINLDNPATGEPIPFDASGKYVTEDGEIIYRPAAFFSVMDTGGNVRYTRDGSFYVDPDGALRTMQGYQVLDSEGNAIVLGYDQPIDSLQIDPQGNLQINGEAIEVQMGISVVTRPQALFRDGNGVYLVQDEEAAGIRALQEDDAVQVQQGYIEGSNVNLAQSMVDMMAAQRAYESNQKMIQFYDKSLEKAVNEIGRV, via the coding sequence ATGTTAAGAGGGCTCTACACCGCTGCTTCCGGTATGATTACGGAGCAAAGACGCCATGATACGGTGACGCAGAATATAGCAAATATCAATACACCGGGTTATAAGCAGATGAACAGCGTATCGCGTGCTTTTCCCGAAATGCTTGTTTCGCTCGTAGGCGACAGTACGCTGGGTACACGGCGGATCGGGAAGCTGAATACCGGGGTTTTTGTGGAGGAGAGTCTGCCATCTTATATGCAGGGCGACTTGACGGAGACGGGGAAGAACTCGGACTTCGCCCTCATTTCTAATATAAATTTGGATAACCCTGCAACAGGGGAGCCTATTCCTTTTGACGCCTCGGGGAAATATGTGACTGAGGACGGCGAGATCATTTATCGCCCGGCGGCATTTTTTTCCGTCATGGACACAGGCGGCAATGTTCGTTATACTCGTGACGGAAGTTTTTATGTTGATCCTGACGGCGCGCTGCGCACTATGCAAGGTTACCAGGTGCTTGATTCAGAAGGAAATGCGATTGTTCTCGGCTACGATCAGCCGATCGATTCGCTGCAGATCGATCCTCAGGGCAACCTGCAAATCAATGGCGAGGCGATTGAAGTTCAGATGGGCATTTCGGTGGTTACCCGGCCGCAGGCGCTATTTCGCGATGGAAACGGCGTGTACCTCGTTCAAGACGAGGAGGCGGCGGGAATCCGTGCGCTTCAGGAAGACGACGCGGTACAGGTGCAGCAAGGCTACATAGAGGGCTCCAACGTCAACCTTGCCCAGTCGATGGTCGATATGATGGCAGCGCAGCGGGCGTATGAATCCAATCAGAAAATGATTCAATTTTACGATAAAAGTCTGGAAAAAGCGGTTAATGAAATCGGCCGTGTATAA
- a CDS encoding rod shape-determining protein encodes MMGKDIGIDLGTANVLIHVKGKGVVLDEPSVVAIESDTKRVLAVGEDARRMVGRTPGNIVAIRPLRDGVIADFEITETMLKHFINRVGGKSWYSHPRVLICAPTNITSVEQKSIREAAEHSGARDVFLEEEPKAAAIGAGMDIYEPSGNMVVDIGGGTTDVAVLSMGDIVTASSIKIAGDTFDTAIIKYIKSKYKLLIGERTAEDIKIAIGTVHPSGALAELDIRGRDMVSGLPLTVTITSKEVQEALSDPVASIVAAAKSVLERTPPELSADIIDRGVILTGGGALLNGLDELLSEELRVPVLIAEDPMHCVVKGTGMMLDNLDKVIKKKF; translated from the coding sequence ATAATGGGCAAGGATATCGGTATTGACTTAGGTACAGCAAATGTATTGATTCATGTGAAAGGAAAAGGGGTCGTTCTCGACGAACCGTCCGTCGTAGCGATAGAAAGCGACACGAAGCGGGTGCTTGCCGTCGGCGAGGATGCAAGACGCATGGTAGGGCGCACGCCGGGAAATATCGTTGCGATCCGTCCGCTAAGAGACGGCGTCATTGCTGATTTTGAAATTACGGAAACGATGCTGAAGCATTTTATTAACCGGGTTGGGGGCAAAAGTTGGTACAGCCACCCCCGTGTTCTTATTTGTGCGCCAACGAATATTACGTCTGTAGAGCAAAAGTCGATTCGTGAAGCTGCTGAGCATAGCGGCGCCAGAGATGTATTTCTGGAGGAAGAGCCAAAGGCGGCAGCCATCGGCGCCGGCATGGACATATATGAGCCGAGCGGTAACATGGTGGTCGATATCGGCGGAGGGACGACGGATGTGGCGGTGCTCTCGATGGGGGACATCGTCACGGCTTCGTCGATCAAAATCGCTGGGGATACTTTTGATACCGCCATTATTAAATATATTAAATCGAAGTACAAGCTGCTGATTGGAGAACGGACGGCAGAGGACATCAAAATTGCTATCGGTACGGTTCATCCGTCGGGAGCGCTGGCCGAGCTGGACATCCGCGGAAGGGATATGGTATCGGGTCTGCCGCTTACAGTCACGATCACCTCGAAGGAGGTGCAGGAGGCTTTGTCGGATCCTGTCGCATCAATCGTTGCTGCAGCAAAATCGGTATTGGAACGGACACCGCCAGAGCTGTCTGCGGATATTATCGATCGGGGTGTCATTCTGACTGGTGGAGGCGCTCTATTGAACGGATTGGACGAGCTGTTGTCCGAGGAGCTTCGTGTGCCGGTGCTCATCGCGGAAGATCCGATGCATTGCGTCGTCAAAGGCACAGGCATGATGCTTGATAATTTGGATAAAGTTATTAAGAAAAAATTCTGA
- the spoIIID gene encoding sporulation transcriptional regulator SpoIIID, translated as MHDYIKERTIKIGRCIVETRHTVRTIAKEFGVSKSTVHKDLTERLPEINPDLADQVKHILEYHKSIRHLRGGEATKIKYKKKGQTKREAIGSVK; from the coding sequence GTGCACGATTACATCAAAGAACGAACGATTAAAATAGGACGCTGCATCGTGGAGACTCGGCACACGGTTCGGACGATTGCCAAGGAATTCGGCGTATCCAAGAGTACGGTGCATAAAGATTTGACCGAGCGTCTTCCGGAAATCAATCCGGATTTGGCAGATCAGGTGAAGCACATTCTCGAATATCATAAGTCGATCCGCCATCTCCGTGGAGGAGAGGCGACCAAGATCAAGTATAAAAAGAAAGGGCAGACGAAACGCGAAGCCATCGGATCGGTAAAATAA
- a CDS encoding M23 family metallopeptidase: MNEQKPKKQPHEESPKNIMGEPEAPVSAWKKVLSKRWVYPAAYVAAAAIILTLVWVYQDAGRKPMESTPASVTDTVQLPDDELMRDNVSDKTDTSKTASTEDLIWPVANVSEVSIVKPFYEKEGSAEDHQAAMVEYKDTFTPNTGIDLAREDDKPFEVKAALAGKVTRVEEHPLLGYVVEITHANNLKTVYESLTDIKVKQGAEVKQGDVLANAGRNEMEKDLGNHLHFAVYENGELLNPVSVLPKN, encoded by the coding sequence ATGAATGAACAAAAACCAAAAAAACAACCCCATGAGGAATCTCCCAAAAATATAATGGGCGAGCCGGAAGCTCCGGTATCCGCATGGAAAAAAGTATTGTCCAAGAGATGGGTGTACCCGGCAGCATATGTGGCGGCAGCGGCAATTATACTAACCTTAGTGTGGGTCTATCAGGATGCAGGCCGCAAGCCTATGGAATCGACCCCCGCCAGCGTAACCGACACCGTCCAGCTCCCCGATGACGAATTGATGCGAGACAACGTTTCTGACAAAACGGATACTTCAAAAACAGCAAGCACGGAGGATTTGATCTGGCCTGTGGCCAACGTTTCCGAAGTGTCGATCGTAAAGCCTTTCTATGAGAAGGAAGGTTCAGCGGAGGATCATCAAGCGGCGATGGTCGAGTATAAGGATACCTTTACACCGAATACCGGCATCGATTTGGCTCGCGAGGATGACAAGCCATTTGAGGTCAAGGCCGCACTTGCCGGCAAAGTAACCCGAGTTGAAGAGCATCCTCTGCTCGGCTATGTTGTGGAAATTACCCATGCAAACAACCTGAAGACCGTATACGAAAGCCTGACTGACATTAAGGTAAAGCAGGGGGCAGAGGTGAAGCAGGGCGATGTCCTTGCTAATGCCGGCCGCAATGAAATGGAGAAGGATCTTGGCAACCACTTGCATTTCGCAGTATATGAAAACGGCGAATTGCTCAACCCGGTTAGTGTGCTTCCCAAAAATTAA
- the spoIID gene encoding stage II sporulation protein D, translating into MTGVLAAEMPADFELEALKAQAIAARTFIVRRLAEGDRSGVPVPGADVVDSVDHQAYLSSKELDKWIELGKSDQLAKLRRAVEQTKGIIMTYQGKPITATFFSASGGYTENSEEYWSLKLPYLRSVPSPWDKSVNPSFKETLTIPLHELFNKLGLKDSALPAAASLADQAAAPALFQIKSYTAGHNVKTMLISGQSFTGRELRERLGLRSAQFAMTLDGDDVKITTYGNGHGVGMSQWGAQGMAKQGYTTTQILKHYYTGISFAQASEWLEH; encoded by the coding sequence GTGACCGGCGTGCTTGCAGCAGAAATGCCAGCGGACTTCGAACTCGAAGCGCTGAAGGCACAGGCGATCGCCGCTCGGACGTTTATCGTCCGCCGCCTGGCGGAAGGGGATCGCAGCGGAGTTCCCGTGCCAGGAGCGGACGTCGTTGATTCGGTCGATCATCAGGCCTATCTGTCCAGCAAAGAGCTGGACAAGTGGATCGAGCTCGGCAAGAGCGACCAGCTGGCCAAGCTGCGCCGGGCGGTAGAGCAAACGAAGGGGATCATCATGACCTACCAGGGCAAGCCGATTACCGCTACCTTCTTCTCTGCCAGCGGCGGGTATACCGAGAATTCAGAGGAATATTGGTCCCTAAAGCTGCCTTATCTGCGCAGCGTGCCCAGCCCGTGGGATAAAAGCGTCAATCCGTCTTTTAAAGAGACGTTAACCATTCCGCTGCACGAGTTGTTCAATAAGCTTGGACTTAAGGATTCTGCCCTGCCTGCCGCGGCTTCCCTAGCTGACCAAGCCGCGGCGCCGGCGCTTTTTCAAATTAAATCCTATACGGCAGGGCATAATGTCAAAACGATGCTCATCAGCGGACAGTCCTTCACTGGACGTGAGCTGCGGGAGAGGCTAGGCCTGCGCTCCGCCCAGTTTGCTATGACTCTGGACGGAGACGACGTCAAGATCACGACGTACGGCAACGGACACGGCGTCGGCATGAGTCAATGGGGAGCCCAGGGGATGGCGAAGCAGGGATACACGACAACGCAAATTCTCAAACACTATTACACCGGTATATCATTTGCGCAGGCATCTGAATGGTTGGAACACTAA